Proteins co-encoded in one Cinclus cinclus chromosome Z, bCinCin1.1, whole genome shotgun sequence genomic window:
- the FEM1C gene encoding protein fem-1 homolog C translates to MDLKTAVFNAARDGKLRLLSKLLASKTREEVAQLMSEKTNGATPLLMAARYGHLDMVEYLLDHCSASIEVGGSVNFDGETIEGAPPLWAASAAGHLKVVQCLLDHGASVNNTTLTNSTPLRAACFDGHLEIVKYLVEHKADLEVSNRHGHTCLMISCYKGHKEIAQYLLEKGADVNRKSVKGNTALHDCAESGSLEIMKMLLKYCAKMEKDGYGMTPLLSASVTGHTNIVDFLTQHVQTSKAERINALELLGATFVDKKRDLLGALKYWKRAMEMRYSDRTNILSKPVPQTLIMAYDYAKEVNSSEELENLIADPDEMRMQALLIRERILGPSHPDTSYYIRYRGAVYADSGNFKRCINLWKYALDMQQSNLDPLSPMTASSLLSFAELFSFMLQDRAKGLLGTTVTFDDLMGILCKSVLEIERAMKQTQCLPDPVQLNKALSIILHLICLLEKVPCSSEQEHFKKQTIYKFLKLQPRGKNNFSPLHLAVDNNTTCVGRYPVCKFPSLQVTAILVECGADVNVRDSDNNSPLHIAALNNHPDIMNLLIKSGSHFDATNSCKQTASDLLDEKEIAKNLIQPINHTTLQCLAARVIVNHNICYAGHIPEKLENFVLLHR, encoded by the exons ATGGATCTAAAGACAGCAGTCTTCAACGCAGCTCGTGATGGCAAGCTGCGGCTCCTTTCCAAGCTACTGGCGAGCAAAACAAGGGAAGAGGTGGCCCAACTGATGTCAGAAAAAACCAATGGTGCCACACCACTTCTGATGGCAGCCCGCTATGGTCACCTCGACATGGTGGAATACTTGTTGGACCATTGCTCTGCCTCGATAGAGGTTGGTGGCTCGGTGAATTTTGATGGTGAGACCATCGAGGGGGCTCCGCCGTTGTGGGCAGCGTCAGCCGCCGGCCACTTGAAGGTTGTTCAGTGTCTGTTGGATCATGGTGCGTCTGTCAACAACACGACACTGACAAATTCGACACCACTTAGAGCTGCCTGTTTTGATGGTCACCTGGAAATAGTCAAATACCTTGTGGAGCACAAAGCAGACCTGGAAGTATCAAACCGTCACGGGCATACGTGCTTGATGATCTCATGTTACAAAGGCCACAAAGAAATTGCTCAGTATTTACTTGAAAAAGGAGCTGATGTGAATAGAAAAAGTGTTAAAG GAAATACAGCACTACATGACTGTGCAGAATCTGGAAGTTTGGAGATAATGAAGATGCTTCTCAAGTATTGTGCTAAAATGGAAAAGGATGGTTATGGAATGACTCCCCTTCTGTCAGCCAGTGTGACAGGCCACACAAATATAGTGGACTTTCTGACCCAGCATGTACAGACTAGTAAGGCTGAGCGCATAAATGCCCTGGAACTTCTAGGAGCAACATTTGTGGACAAAAAGAGAGATCTGCTTGGTGCTTTGAAATACTGGAAAAGAGCTATGGAAATGAGATACAGTGATAGGACTAATATCCTCAGCAAACCTGTGCCACAAACACTGATTATGGCTTATGATTATGCTAAAGAGGTAAACAGCTCAGAAGAGCTAGAAAATCTTATTGCAGACCCAGATGAAATGAGAATGCAAGCGTTATTAATTAGAGAACGTATTCTTGGCCCTTCTCATCCAGATACATCCTACTATATTAGATACAGAGGGGCTGTGTATGCAGACTCCGGAAACTTCAAGCGTTGCATCAATTTATGGAAGTATGCTTTGGACATGCAGCAGAGCAATCTAGATCCGCTGAGCCCTATGACAGCCAGCAGTTTGCTGTCATTTGCTGAACTTTTCTCCTTCATGCTTCAGGATAGGGCAAAAGGCCTGCTAGGCACTACTGTCACTTTTGATGATCTAATGGGTATACTGTGCAAAAGCGTTCTTGAAATAGAACGGGCCATGAAGCAAACCCAGTGTCTTCCTGATCCAGTACAGCTGAACAAAGCCCTTTCCATCATCTTGCATTTAATTTGCTTGTTGGAGAAAGTACCTTGCAGCTCAGAACAGGaacattttaagaaacaaaCTATTTACAAGTTTCTTAAGCTTCAGCCTAGAGGAAAGAATAACTTCAGTCCACTTCACCTTGCTGTCGACAATAATACTACGTGTGTTGGTCGTTACCCAGTTTGTAAATTCCCCTCTTTACAAGTCACTGCTATCCTGGTGGAATGTGGTGCTGATGTAAATGTCAGAGACTCTGATAACAACAGTCCATTGCACATTGCTGCACTGAACAACCATCCAGACATCATGAATCTTCTTATCAAGTCAGGTTCACATTTCGATGCCACAAACTCATGTAAACAAACAGCTAGTGATTTGCTGGATGAGAAGGAAATAGCAAAGAATTTAATCCAGCCCATAAATCATACTACTTTGCAGTGTCTTGCTGCTCGTGTAATAGTGAATCATAACATATGCTATGCAGGGCATATCCCAGAGAAACTAGAGAACTTCGTTTTGCTCCATAGATGA